Proteins encoded by one window of Superficieibacter sp. HKU1:
- a CDS encoding LysR substrate-binding domain-containing protein codes for MEKNGLFNQRIRLRHLHTFVAVAQQGTLGRAAETLNLSQPALSKTLNELEQLTGVRLFDRGRLGAHLTLVGEQFLTHAMKVLDALNTAGQSLNRKEGVNNDIVRIGALPTAALGILPAVIGQFHKQQKDITLQVATMSNPMLLAALKSGEIDLGVGRMSDPELMSGLNYELLFLESLKLVVRPGHPLLQENITFSRVLEWPVVVTPRGTTPRQNAEELLLSQGCKMPAGCIETLSASLSRQLTVDYNYVWFVPSGAVKDDLRVGTLVALPVTTQGTGEPIGILTRIDGNLSPGAQTLLSAIRKTLPE; via the coding sequence ATGGAAAAAAATGGCCTTTTTAATCAGCGCATTCGGTTGCGCCACCTGCATACGTTCGTTGCCGTCGCTCAACAGGGGACGCTGGGGCGTGCGGCTGAAACCCTCAACCTCAGCCAGCCGGCACTGTCAAAAACGCTCAATGAACTTGAGCAATTGACCGGTGTGCGGCTTTTCGACCGTGGGCGACTCGGCGCGCATTTAACCCTGGTCGGGGAACAATTTCTTACCCACGCCATGAAGGTACTGGATGCGTTAAATACCGCCGGGCAATCGCTGAACCGCAAGGAAGGGGTAAATAACGATATTGTGCGTATTGGTGCCCTACCGACGGCGGCGCTGGGCATCCTCCCGGCGGTGATCGGTCAGTTTCATAAGCAGCAAAAAGACATCACCTTACAGGTTGCTACCATGAGCAATCCGATGCTGCTGGCGGCGCTAAAGTCAGGCGAAATCGACCTGGGCGTGGGACGGATGTCCGATCCCGAACTGATGAGCGGTCTGAACTACGAACTGCTGTTTCTTGAATCGCTGAAGCTGGTAGTCCGTCCCGGTCATCCGCTGCTTCAGGAAAATATTACTTTTAGCCGCGTGCTGGAATGGCCGGTGGTGGTCACTCCCCGGGGGACCACGCCAAGACAGAATGCGGAAGAATTATTGCTCAGTCAGGGATGCAAAATGCCCGCGGGCTGTATTGAGACGCTTTCCGCCTCGCTTTCACGTCAGTTAACGGTGGATTATAACTACGTCTGGTTTGTGCCGTCCGGCGCGGTGAAGGATGATTTGCGGGTCGGTACCCTGGTGGCGCTGCCTGTAACCACGCAGGGAACCGGAGAGCCCATCGGCATTTTAACCCGGATTGACGGAAATTTGTCGCCCGGGGCGCAAACGCTGCTAAGTGCGATTCGTAAAACGCTGCCGGAGTAA
- a CDS encoding VOC family protein produces the protein MANTITADEIREQFSQAMSAMYQQEVPQYGTLLELVADVNLAVLENNAALHEQLANADELARLNVERHGAIRVGTARELSTLRRMFAIMGMFPVSYYDLSQAGVPVHSTAFRPVEDAALARNPFRIFTSLLRLELIEDARLRERAAATLALRDIFTPRCRALLDRFDEQGAFTRAEGEEFVHEALETFRWHRHATVDEETYHALNQEHRLIADVVCFPGCHINHLTPRTLDIDRVQALMPGCGIEPKTLIEGPPRREVPILLRQTSFKALEEPVLFAGSHQGTHTARFGEIEQRGVALTPKGRELYDRLLGEAGTGKDNLTHQQHLQDVFKRFPDSDIFLRRQGLAYYRYRLTPSGEAHRKAIHPGDDPQPLIERGWVVAQPIIYEDFLPVSAAGIFQSNLGNETQARRHGNASRQAFEQALGCPVMDEFTLYQQAEDRSKKRCGLL, from the coding sequence ATGGCGAACACCATCACGGCTGATGAGATTCGGGAACAATTTTCGCAGGCTATGTCGGCAATGTACCAGCAGGAGGTGCCGCAGTACGGTACGTTACTGGAACTGGTGGCAGATGTGAATCTGGCGGTACTGGAAAATAATGCGGCGCTACATGAACAACTGGCGAACGCGGATGAACTGGCACGATTAAACGTGGAGCGGCACGGCGCGATCCGCGTCGGCACGGCCAGAGAACTCAGCACGCTGCGGCGGATGTTCGCCATTATGGGGATGTTTCCCGTCAGCTATTATGACCTGTCGCAGGCGGGCGTTCCCGTGCATTCCACGGCATTCCGTCCGGTGGAGGATGCTGCGCTGGCGCGTAACCCGTTTCGTATTTTCACCTCACTACTGCGACTTGAACTGATTGAAGACGCCAGACTGCGTGAGCGGGCGGCGGCAACGCTTGCACTGCGGGATATTTTTACCCCGCGTTGCCGGGCGCTGCTGGACCGATTTGACGAGCAGGGTGCCTTTACCCGGGCGGAGGGCGAGGAATTTGTACACGAAGCGCTGGAAACGTTCCGCTGGCACCGGCACGCCACCGTTGATGAAGAAACCTATCATGCGCTTAATCAGGAGCACCGACTGATTGCCGATGTGGTGTGTTTTCCCGGTTGCCATATCAACCATCTTACCCCGCGCACGCTGGATATCGATCGGGTGCAGGCGCTGATGCCGGGTTGCGGCATCGAACCTAAAACGCTGATTGAAGGCCCGCCGCGCCGCGAGGTGCCGATTTTACTCCGCCAGACCAGTTTCAAAGCGCTGGAGGAACCGGTGTTGTTTGCCGGAAGCCATCAGGGAACCCACACTGCGCGTTTTGGCGAAATTGAGCAGCGCGGGGTGGCGTTAACGCCTAAAGGGCGCGAACTTTACGATCGCCTTCTCGGTGAAGCGGGAACGGGCAAAGACAATCTGACCCATCAACAGCATTTACAGGACGTCTTTAAACGCTTTCCCGATAGCGATATTTTCCTGCGCCGGCAGGGGCTGGCCTATTACCGCTATCGGCTGACGCCGTCAGGGGAGGCGCATCGTAAAGCCATTCATCCCGGCGACGATCCACAGCCGCTGATTGAACGCGGCTGGGTCGTGGCGCAGCCTATTATTTATGAGGATTTCTTGCCGGTCAGCGCCGCCGGTATATTTCAGTCTAACCTCGGAAACGAAACCCAGGCTCGCCGTCACGGCAACGCTTCGCGTCAGGCCTTTGAGCAGGCGCTGGGGTGTCCGGTGATGGATGAGTTTACGCTTTATCAGCAGGCGGAAGATCGCAGTAAAAAGCGCTGCGGACTGCTGTGA
- a CDS encoding glucan biosynthesis protein translates to MNRRRFLKNTMAVAAVCGTSGISTLFSRAAFAEESDIADGQTRPFDFSVLQSTASDMAKQPWVGAPRPLPNTLATLTPQAYNSIQYDAAHSLWNNVEGRKLDVQFFHVGMGFRRRVRMFSLDSATQRAREIHFRPELFQYNDAGVDTRQLVGQTDLGFAGFRAFKAPELARRDIVSFLGASYFRAVDSTYQYGLSARGLAVDTFTDTPEEFPDFTSFWFETVKPGATTFTVYALLDSASVTGAYKFVIHCEDSQVIMDVENHIYARKDIKQLGIAPMTSMFSCGNNERRMCDTIHPQIHDSDRLAMWRGNGEWICRPLNNPQKLQFNAFVDNNPKGFGLLQLDRDFTHYQDVMGWYNKRPSLWVEPRSKWGKGAVSLMEIPTTGETLDNIVCFWQPEKAIRAGDTLDFKYRLYWSAQPPVRSPLARVMATRTGMGSFPEGWAPGEHFPEKWSRRFAIDFVGGDLKAAAPKGIEPVITLSSGEAKQVEILYVEPFDGYRILFDWYPTSDATDPVDMRLFLRCQGDAISETWLYQYFPPAADKRNYVDDRVMR, encoded by the coding sequence ATGAATCGCAGAAGATTTCTTAAAAATACAATGGCGGTCGCCGCTGTGTGCGGCACTTCCGGGATTTCGACGCTGTTCTCGCGGGCAGCCTTCGCTGAAGAGTCGGATATCGCCGATGGCCAGACCCGGCCTTTTGACTTCTCCGTCCTTCAGTCTACCGCCAGCGACATGGCAAAGCAGCCCTGGGTCGGTGCGCCGCGTCCGCTGCCCAATACCCTGGCAACGCTGACTCCGCAGGCTTATAACAGCATTCAGTATGATGCAGCGCACTCCCTGTGGAATAACGTGGAAGGCCGCAAGCTGGACGTGCAGTTTTTCCACGTCGGGATGGGCTTCCGCCGCCGGGTGCGGATGTTTTCGCTGGATTCCGCGACGCAGCGAGCGCGGGAGATCCACTTCCGCCCGGAACTGTTCCAGTATAACGATGCAGGCGTTGATACCCGTCAGTTAGTGGGCCAGACCGATTTAGGTTTTGCCGGGTTCCGCGCATTTAAAGCGCCTGAACTGGCGCGTCGCGATATCGTTTCCTTCCTCGGCGCGAGCTATTTCCGCGCGGTGGACAGCACTTACCAGTACGGCCTTTCCGCGCGCGGTCTGGCCGTCGATACCTTCACCGATACGCCGGAAGAATTTCCTGATTTCACGTCATTCTGGTTTGAAACCGTCAAGCCGGGAGCCACCACATTTACCGTTTATGCCTTGCTGGACAGCGCCAGCGTGACCGGGGCGTACAAGTTCGTGATCCACTGCGAAGACAGCCAGGTCATTATGGATGTGGAAAACCACATCTATGCGCGCAAAGACATCAAGCAGCTCGGTATCGCGCCGATGACCAGTATGTTTAGCTGCGGCAATAACGAGCGTCGGATGTGCGACACTATCCATCCGCAAATCCACGACTCTGACCGCCTGGCGATGTGGCGCGGTAACGGCGAGTGGATCTGCCGTCCGCTCAACAATCCGCAGAAGTTGCAGTTCAATGCTTTCGTGGATAACAATCCGAAGGGCTTTGGACTGTTACAGCTCGATCGTGACTTCACCCACTATCAGGATGTGATGGGCTGGTACAACAAGCGCCCGAGCCTGTGGGTTGAACCGCGCAGCAAATGGGGGAAAGGGGCCGTCAGCCTGATGGAGATCCCGACCACCGGTGAAACGCTGGATAACATTGTCTGCTTCTGGCAGCCGGAGAAAGCGATTCGTGCCGGTGATACGCTGGACTTCAAATACCGTCTTTACTGGAGCGCTCAGCCGCCGGTCCGTTCACCGCTGGCCCGCGTCATGGCGACGCGCACCGGTATGGGCTCATTCCCGGAAGGATGGGCGCCGGGGGAACATTTCCCGGAAAAATGGTCGCGCCGCTTTGCCATTGACTTCGTCGGTGGCGACCTGAAAGCCGCCGCGCCGAAAGGCATCGAGCCGGTGATCACGCTCTCCAGCGGCGAGGCGAAGCAGGTTGAAATTCTCTACGTCGAACCTTTCGACGGCTACCGTATTCTGTTTGACTGGTATCCAACCTCCGACGCCACCGATCCGGTGGACATGCGCCTGTTCCTGCGCTGCCAGGGCGATGCGATCAGCGAAACCTGGCTGTATCAGTATTTCCCTCCGGCAGCGGATAAACGTAACTACGTTGACGACCGCGTCATGCGCTAA
- the rimL gene encoding 50S ribosomal protein L7/L12-serine acetyltransferase, giving the protein MTASTDLQLDMIPVNDTITLRAVDDVFVAPLYQLTQKNRDWLQQSLNWPQFVNDEADTRKNVQGNVMLHQRGYAKMYLVFYHQALVGVLSFNLIEPLNKTAYIGYWLDEAAQGKGIMSQALQALMQHYVNRGELRRFVIKCRVDNVRSNQLALRNGFALEGCLKQAEFLNGAYEDQNIYARIFDGTSE; this is encoded by the coding sequence ATGACTGCTTCAACTGACCTGCAACTTGACATGATCCCGGTTAACGACACCATTACCCTGCGCGCGGTGGATGACGTATTCGTCGCACCGTTGTATCAGTTAACCCAGAAAAACAGGGACTGGCTACAACAAAGCCTGAACTGGCCGCAGTTTGTCAATGACGAGGCTGACACGCGTAAAAATGTGCAGGGCAACGTGATGCTGCACCAGCGCGGCTACGCCAAAATGTATCTGGTTTTTTATCATCAGGCGCTGGTCGGCGTGCTCTCGTTTAATCTGATCGAGCCGCTCAATAAAACCGCCTATATTGGCTACTGGCTGGATGAAGCGGCGCAGGGGAAGGGGATTATGTCGCAGGCGCTTCAGGCGCTGATGCAGCACTATGTCAACCGTGGCGAGCTTCGCCGCTTCGTCATTAAATGCCGCGTCGATAATGTCAGAAGCAATCAACTGGCCTTGCGGAACGGCTTCGCGCTGGAGGGCTGTCTGAAGCAGGCCGAGTTTCTGAACGGGGCGTATGAAGATCAGAATATCTACGCCCGTATTTTTGATGGCACCTCAGAGTAA
- the ydcK gene encoding YdcK family protein produces the protein MQKYRLSEETRVYSWQQDGETRRVTLYQIIALRDFADVAAGSEGGWIDSEAALSQSGDCWIYDVNSAVFAGARIEDNARLTRCCVVSHEAVVKDNAWLDAAEVSQRAVIRDNVTVQRSSVRGECLISGEARILHHSEIIAVRGLTRERDRLLQIYDRATVTASHIVHQAQIYGDAMVKYAFIEHRAEVFDFALLEGNEENNVWVCDCAKVYGHARLIAGTEEDAIPTLRYSSRVAENAVVEGNCVLKHHVLVGGEAWLRGGPVLIDDNVVIQGRARVSGDVIIEHFIELTDDAVIEASDGDMLHLRDHKVINGTQHITRTPLPGLL, from the coding sequence ATGCAAAAATACCGTCTGAGCGAGGAAACGCGCGTTTATAGCTGGCAGCAAGACGGGGAAACCCGTCGCGTGACCCTGTACCAGATTATCGCGCTGCGCGACTTTGCTGATGTCGCCGCAGGCAGCGAAGGCGGCTGGATAGACAGCGAAGCGGCGCTCAGTCAGTCTGGCGACTGCTGGATCTACGACGTTAACAGTGCGGTATTTGCCGGGGCGCGCATTGAAGATAACGCCCGTCTTACCCGGTGCTGTGTGGTCAGTCATGAGGCGGTGGTGAAAGATAACGCCTGGCTGGACGCGGCAGAGGTGAGTCAGCGGGCAGTAATACGTGACAACGTCACTGTTCAGCGCTCTTCCGTGCGCGGCGAATGCCTGATTAGCGGCGAGGCACGGATTTTACATCACAGCGAAATTATTGCGGTACGCGGTCTGACGCGCGAACGCGATCGGCTGCTGCAAATTTACGACCGCGCCACCGTCACCGCATCGCACATTGTTCATCAGGCGCAGATTTACGGTGATGCCATGGTTAAATACGCCTTTATTGAGCACCGCGCCGAAGTGTTTGATTTCGCACTGCTGGAAGGCAATGAAGAAAACAACGTCTGGGTATGCGACTGCGCCAAAGTGTACGGCCATGCACGGCTGATTGCCGGGACGGAAGAGGATGCGATCCCGACGCTGCGCTACAGCTCCCGGGTGGCGGAGAATGCGGTAGTCGAAGGTAACTGCGTGCTGAAGCATCATGTGCTGGTCGGCGGCGAAGCCTGGCTACGGGGCGGCCCTGTGCTTATCGACGATAACGTGGTGATCCAGGGACGCGCCAGGGTTAGCGGCGACGTCATTATTGAGCATTTTATTGAGCTAACCGATGATGCGGTGATTGAAGCGTCTGACGGCGACATGCTGCATCTGCGCGATCATAAAGTCATTAACGGCACGCAGCATATTACTCGCACACCGCTGCCAGGCTTACTCTGA
- the tehB gene encoding tellurite resistance methyltransferase TehB → MNVRDENYFTEKYGLTRTHSDVVEAASHMSPGKTLDLGCGNGRNSLWLAANGYDVTAWDRNPMSIKNLEAIRAAEGLENLRTGIQDLNTLRFDGEYHFILSTVVMMFLEAETIPGLIANMQRCTVPGGYNLIVAAMDTDDYPCTVGFPFAFRRGELRDYYTGWELVKYNEDVGELHRTDAEGNRIKLRFATMLARKSA, encoded by the coding sequence ATGAACGTACGTGATGAAAATTACTTCACTGAAAAATATGGTTTGACCCGAACTCATTCAGACGTCGTCGAAGCCGCCAGCCATATGTCGCCGGGGAAAACGCTGGATCTGGGCTGCGGCAACGGTCGTAACAGCCTGTGGCTGGCCGCGAACGGCTATGATGTCACTGCCTGGGATCGTAACCCGATGAGCATTAAAAATCTCGAGGCCATCCGGGCGGCGGAAGGGCTGGAAAATCTGCGTACCGGCATTCAGGATCTGAACACCCTGCGCTTTGATGGCGAATACCATTTTATTCTTTCCACCGTGGTAATGATGTTCCTCGAAGCAGAAACTATTCCAGGCCTGATAGCCAATATGCAGCGTTGCACCGTGCCCGGCGGCTATAACCTGATCGTGGCGGCGATGGATACCGATGATTACCCTTGTACCGTCGGTTTCCCTTTTGCCTTCAGGCGCGGCGAACTTCGTGATTACTATACCGGCTGGGAACTAGTGAAATATAACGAAGACGTCGGTGAACTGCACCGCACCGACGCCGAGGGTAATCGTATCAAGCTGCGTTTTGCCACTATGCTGGCGCGTAAAAGCGCTTAG
- the pepT gene encoding peptidase T — MSSPLASQLTQRFFRYLAISSQSDPAATTLPTTPGQHEMARALASELAQYGLDDIVIDEHATVTAVKKGNVPGAPRVGFITHIDTVDVGLSPDIHPQILRFTGEDLCLNAEKDIWLRVNEHPEILAYPSEEIIFSDGTSVLGADNKAAVTVVMTLLENLTAEHRHGDIVVAFVPDEEVGLRGAKALDLQRFAVDFAWTIDCCELGEIVYENFNAASAEIRFTGVTAHPMSAKGVLVNPLLMACDFINEFDRQQTPEHTAEREGYVWFNGMEAVQSYAVLQASIRDFDLASFERRKQQIGEVAHKIGERYPTAKVEYTISDIYSNISNAIGEDRRAVDLMFDAMQTLGIPAKPTPMRGGTDGAALSAKGLLTPNFFTGAHNFHSKFEFLPLKSFEASYNVALQLCLLAAR, encoded by the coding sequence ATGTCTTCGCCGCTAGCCAGTCAATTAACCCAACGCTTCTTCCGCTATCTCGCCATCAGCAGCCAGAGCGATCCTGCGGCGACCACCCTTCCCACCACACCGGGGCAACACGAGATGGCGCGGGCGCTGGCGAGCGAACTGGCGCAGTATGGACTCGACGATATCGTTATCGATGAACATGCCACGGTCACGGCGGTGAAAAAAGGCAATGTGCCCGGTGCGCCGCGCGTTGGCTTTATTACCCATATCGATACCGTTGACGTCGGGCTGTCGCCGGATATTCATCCACAGATCCTGCGTTTTACTGGTGAAGATCTCTGTCTGAACGCTGAGAAAGATATCTGGCTGCGGGTGAATGAGCATCCGGAAATTCTGGCCTATCCGAGTGAAGAGATTATTTTCAGCGACGGCACCAGCGTGCTGGGCGCGGATAATAAAGCGGCAGTAACGGTGGTGATGACCCTGCTGGAAAACCTGACCGCGGAACACCGCCACGGCGATATCGTGGTGGCGTTCGTACCGGATGAAGAAGTAGGTCTACGCGGAGCGAAAGCGCTGGATCTGCAACGCTTTGCGGTGGATTTCGCCTGGACCATCGACTGCTGCGAACTCGGCGAGATTGTGTATGAGAACTTTAACGCCGCGTCCGCTGAGATCCGTTTTACCGGCGTGACGGCGCACCCGATGTCGGCGAAGGGCGTGCTGGTCAACCCGCTGCTGATGGCCTGCGATTTTATTAACGAATTCGATCGCCAGCAGACGCCAGAGCATACCGCCGAGCGCGAAGGTTACGTCTGGTTTAACGGTATGGAGGCGGTGCAAAGTTATGCGGTGCTACAGGCAAGCATTCGTGATTTCGACCTCGCCAGCTTTGAACGGCGCAAGCAGCAGATCGGCGAGGTGGCGCATAAAATAGGTGAGCGTTACCCGACGGCAAAGGTGGAATACACTATAAGCGATATTTACAGCAATATCAGTAACGCGATTGGTGAGGACCGCCGGGCGGTGGATCTGATGTTTGACGCGATGCAAACCCTCGGCATTCCTGCAAAACCGACGCCGATGCGCGGCGGCACCGACGGGGCTGCGCTTTCTGCAAAGGGCTTGCTGACCCCGAACTTTTTCACCGGCGCGCATAACTTCCACTCAAAGTTTGAGTTTTTGCCGCTGAAATCCTTCGAGGCCTCATATAACGTTGCCCTGCAACTCTGCTTGCTGGCCGCCCGCTAA
- a CDS encoding ABC transporter substrate-binding protein, producing the protein MKSKFSTLALALAALTVSSTVAAKTLVYCSEGSPENFNPQLYTSGTSVDASAVPVYNRLVDFKVGTTELEPSLAERWEVSEDGKTYTFHLRKGVKFQSNKYFKPTRDFNADDVIFSFMRQKDPNNPYHKVSGGTYSNFESLEFGTLITSIDKVDDYTVRFNLAHPEAPFVADLGWYFASILSAEYADAMLKAGTPERVDMQPVGTGPFTLTQYQKDSRILFTAFPEYWGGKAKLDRLVFSITPDASVRFAKLEKNECQVMPFPNPADLPRMKANKDLNLMSKAGLNTGFLAFNTQKAPLDNVKVRQALALAINKPAIIEAVFHGTGTAAKNLLPPGVWSADSELKDYDYDPEKAKALLKEAGLANGTTIDLWAMPVQRPYNPNAKRMAEMIQADWAKVGVQAKIVTYEWGEYLKRVKGGEHQAALMGWTTATGDPDNFFGPLFTCTSADGGSNSAKWCYKPFDKLIADAKVITDQDKRTALYKQAQQMMHDQMPAVMIAHSTIFEPVRKEVTGYEIDPFGKHIFYQVDMK; encoded by the coding sequence ATGAAAAGCAAATTCTCTACCCTTGCTCTGGCGCTTGCTGCACTGACGGTAAGTTCAACCGTGGCGGCGAAAACGCTGGTGTATTGCTCGGAAGGATCGCCGGAAAACTTTAACCCGCAACTGTATACCTCCGGCACCAGCGTGGATGCCAGTGCCGTCCCGGTGTATAACCGGCTGGTGGATTTTAAAGTCGGCACCACGGAGCTGGAACCGAGCCTGGCGGAACGCTGGGAGGTCAGCGAGGATGGTAAAACCTACACCTTCCACCTGCGCAAGGGCGTGAAGTTTCAGAGCAATAAATATTTCAAGCCGACGCGGGACTTTAACGCCGATGACGTGATCTTCTCGTTTATGCGCCAGAAAGATCCCAACAATCCGTATCATAAGGTTTCCGGCGGCACCTATTCCAACTTTGAAAGCCTCGAGTTTGGCACGCTCATTACCAGTATTGATAAAGTGGACGACTACACGGTTCGCTTTAACCTCGCTCACCCGGAAGCGCCGTTTGTTGCCGATTTGGGCTGGTATTTTGCTTCCATCCTCTCCGCCGAATATGCCGACGCCATGCTGAAAGCGGGAACCCCTGAGCGGGTTGATATGCAGCCGGTCGGCACCGGGCCGTTTACGCTGACGCAGTATCAGAAGGATTCGCGCATTCTTTTCACCGCGTTCCCGGAATACTGGGGCGGCAAAGCAAAACTGGATCGGCTGGTGTTCAGCATCACCCCGGATGCCTCGGTGCGCTTCGCTAAACTGGAGAAAAACGAGTGTCAGGTGATGCCGTTCCCCAATCCAGCCGATCTCCCGCGGATGAAAGCCAACAAAGACCTGAACCTGATGAGTAAAGCGGGGCTGAACACCGGTTTCCTCGCCTTTAACACCCAGAAAGCGCCGCTCGATAACGTCAAGGTACGGCAGGCGCTGGCGCTGGCCATCAACAAGCCAGCGATCATTGAAGCGGTATTCCACGGCACCGGCACGGCGGCTAAAAATCTGCTGCCGCCGGGGGTATGGAGCGCCGACAGCGAACTGAAAGATTACGATTACGATCCGGAAAAAGCGAAAGCGCTGCTGAAAGAGGCGGGTTTAGCGAACGGCACCACCATTGATTTGTGGGCTATGCCGGTGCAGCGTCCGTATAACCCGAACGCCAAACGCATGGCGGAGATGATTCAGGCCGACTGGGCGAAAGTGGGTGTGCAGGCCAAAATCGTGACCTACGAATGGGGCGAATACCTGAAGCGCGTGAAGGGCGGGGAGCACCAGGCGGCGTTAATGGGCTGGACCACCGCCACCGGCGATCCGGACAATTTCTTCGGCCCGCTGTTTACCTGCACCTCAGCGGACGGCGGCTCCAACTCGGCGAAGTGGTGCTACAAGCCGTTTGACAAGCTGATTGCCGATGCAAAAGTCATCACCGACCAGGATAAACGCACCGCGCTGTACAAACAGGCGCAGCAGATGATGCACGATCAGATGCCCGCGGTGATGATTGCCCACTCGACAATTTTCGAGCCGGTGCGCAAAGAGGTGACGGGCTATGAAATCGATCCGTTCGGTAAACACATTTTTTATCAGGTAGATATGAAGTAA
- a CDS encoding DUF3313 domain-containing protein, producing the protein MRTQAFFKVAALCGMLALAGCASKVTQPEKYSGFLKDYSGLQETTSATGKPILRWVAPDFNAANYDSIDYRPVTYYPIPKPTTQVGKDVLDGLLTYTNTKLKAAAAEHKPLVVTPGPRTLIFRGAITGVNASKEGLQFYEVIPVALVVAGTQMATGHRTMDTHLYFEGELIDAATNKPVVKVVRMGEGQSLSNENTPMTADTLKQVVDDMATDATMFDVTK; encoded by the coding sequence ATGCGTACTCAAGCTTTTTTCAAAGTCGCCGCCCTTTGCGGTATGCTGGCGTTGGCGGGTTGTGCATCTAAAGTGACGCAGCCTGAGAAGTATTCCGGCTTTTTGAAAGACTACTCTGGCCTGCAGGAAACCACATCGGCAACCGGGAAACCGATTTTGCGCTGGGTTGCACCGGATTTTAATGCGGCGAACTATGACAGCATTGATTACCGTCCGGTCACGTATTATCCCATTCCAAAACCGACGACGCAGGTGGGTAAAGATGTCCTGGATGGGCTTCTGACCTACACCAACACCAAATTAAAAGCGGCGGCGGCGGAACACAAACCTCTGGTCGTTACACCCGGACCGCGTACGCTCATTTTCCGTGGGGCCATTACCGGTGTGAACGCCAGTAAAGAAGGGCTACAGTTCTATGAAGTGATCCCGGTCGCGCTGGTGGTTGCGGGAACGCAAATGGCAACGGGACATCGTACCATGGATACGCATCTCTATTTTGAAGGCGAGTTAATTGACGCTGCCACTAACAAGCCGGTAGTAAAAGTGGTCAGGATGGGCGAGGGGCAAAGTCTGAGCAATGAAAATACGCCAATGACCGCCGATACGCTAAAACAGGTTGTCGACGATATGGCGACCGACGCCACCATGTTTGACGTAACAAAATAA
- a CDS encoding DMT family transporter → MNALLYGLVVAIWGTTWIAIFLQQGDVPAPVSIFWRFAVASLTLFIVLSLSRRLRRLALRDQLFCVLQGCCVFGFNFWCFYTAAAWINTGLESVIFSMAVLFNALNSFLFFGQKPSRRFYIAAVLGLGGIVTLFWQDLTATGVSRTLLFGAGLSLLGTWGFSLGNMISLRHQRKGLETMTTNTWAMLWGTLIMGVIALFRGDNFTPDWTVSYLGAMIYLAIFGSVIAFGAYFTLVGRIGAGNAAYSTLLFPLVALTLSTFYEGYVWHLNAVLGLGLILTGNLVMFARPLRIAGFRKLQRHA, encoded by the coding sequence ATGAACGCACTGCTTTACGGACTGGTAGTGGCGATCTGGGGCACGACCTGGATTGCTATTTTTCTTCAACAGGGCGATGTTCCCGCGCCAGTATCGATTTTCTGGCGCTTCGCCGTCGCCAGCCTGACGCTGTTCATTGTGTTAAGCCTGAGCCGCCGGCTGCGCAGGCTGGCCCTGCGCGATCAACTTTTCTGCGTGCTCCAGGGCTGCTGCGTTTTCGGCTTTAACTTCTGGTGTTTTTATACCGCCGCCGCGTGGATTAATACCGGTCTTGAATCGGTTATTTTCTCCATGGCGGTGCTGTTTAACGCCCTCAATAGCTTTTTGTTTTTTGGACAGAAGCCGTCGCGCCGCTTTTACATTGCCGCCGTGCTGGGGTTGGGTGGGATTGTCACCCTTTTCTGGCAGGATCTGACGGCGACGGGAGTGAGCCGCACCCTGCTTTTCGGCGCGGGCCTTTCTCTGCTGGGAACCTGGGGATTTTCATTGGGCAATATGATAAGCCTTCGCCATCAGCGTAAAGGGCTGGAGACAATGACCACAAATACCTGGGCAATGTTATGGGGCACGCTGATCATGGGCGTCATCGCATTGTTCCGCGGGGACAACTTTACTCCTGACTGGACGGTAAGCTATCTCGGCGCGATGATTTACCTGGCTATATTCGGTTCAGTGATTGCCTTCGGCGCGTACTTTACGCTGGTAGGCCGCATTGGGGCCGGCAACGCGGCTTACAGCACACTGCTTTTTCCGCTGGTCGCGCTAACCCTCTCCACGTTCTATGAAGGCTATGTATGGCATCTGAACGCGGTGCTGGGATTAGGGTTAATTCTCACCGGCAATCTGGTGATGTTCGCCAGACCCCTGCGCATCGCAGGCTTTAGAAAGTTACAACGTCACGCGTGA